One genomic segment of Rivularia sp. PCC 7116 includes these proteins:
- a CDS encoding tellurite resistance TerB family protein, producing MGLFSGLSTTRTQQKGVSFSPAEAFAAIALATVAADGYLSDDETEVMIASLNRMELFRSYSGDVMGRLFDKLCGITKRHGSDTLLKNAIASLPHHLHDTAFAVATDLVLADGEVTEEEEDLLQYLYSYLDIPEQKAKMIIDAMIIKNKG from the coding sequence ATGGGTTTATTTAGCGGTTTATCTACTACTCGTACTCAACAGAAAGGTGTTTCTTTTAGTCCCGCAGAAGCATTTGCAGCCATTGCCCTAGCTACAGTAGCAGCTGATGGTTATTTATCAGATGACGAGACTGAGGTAATGATAGCTTCCTTGAATCGGATGGAATTGTTCCGAAGCTATTCGGGTGATGTTATGGGAAGATTGTTTGATAAATTGTGCGGAATTACCAAGCGTCATGGAAGTGATACTTTATTAAAAAACGCGATTGCTTCATTGCCTCATCATTTACACGATACAGCTTTTGCTGTAGCAACCGATTTAGTTTTAGCGGATGGTGAAGTAACTGAAGAAGAAGAAGACCTTTTACAGTATCTCTACTCTTACTTAGATATTCCAGAACAGAAAGCCAAAATGATAATTGATGCAATGATTATTAAAAATAAAGGATAA
- a CDS encoding chorismate lyase yields the protein MTATFSQQNDLALPCSWHRLNSIWQGGEEVVQQGLPHNRLAPAWQLLLLGDGSPTRHLKLLTGEATEVDVIDMSLIGMDSDNAPDLMQVVPGPRLRRQVWLRTASGQILAYATSWWEASHVDEYLQNRSLTIWASLARLRTELYRDIQGIYYGDSTELELGFNQKGPFWGRHYLFWHHGQPLTLIYEVFSPYLTKYLGNTKL from the coding sequence TTGACTGCAACTTTTTCACAGCAAAATGATTTAGCTTTACCTTGCTCGTGGCATAGATTAAATTCTATTTGGCAAGGTGGAGAAGAGGTAGTTCAACAAGGTTTGCCTCACAATCGGCTAGCACCAGCTTGGCAGCTATTGCTGTTGGGTGATGGTTCTCCAACGCGACATTTGAAATTGCTGACGGGTGAAGCCACAGAAGTAGATGTTATTGATATGTCATTAATTGGCATGGATTCGGATAATGCTCCCGATTTGATGCAGGTAGTGCCTGGTCCTAGGTTGCGAAGACAAGTTTGGTTGCGTACTGCTAGCGGTCAAATTTTGGCATATGCAACTTCATGGTGGGAAGCATCTCATGTCGATGAATATTTGCAAAATCGTTCGTTAACGATTTGGGCAAGTTTAGCTCGTCTTCGTACTGAATTGTATCGAGATATTCAAGGAATTTACTACGGCGATTCGACCGAATTAGAACTAGGATTTAATCAAAAAGGTCCTTTTTGGGGAAGGCACTATTTATTTTGGCATCACGGACAGCCTTTAACGTTGATTTATGAGGTTTTTTCGCCTTATTTGACTAAATATTTGGGAAATACCAAACTCTAG
- the ccsB gene encoding c-type cytochrome biogenesis protein CcsB, with translation MDLVVLQNWLDNASFLVLFLTMLIYWVGAAFPNIPTLAGLGTAGMAIANLCMATLLGARWLEGGYFPLSNLYESLFFLAWGITTVHLIAEYSSRSRLVGVATAPVAMGITAFAALTLPSEMQVSEPLVPALKSNWLMMHVSVMMLSYSALMVGSLVAVAFLIVTKGQQVQLQGSSVGNGGYRSNGYRLHKAGELVTEPNAFAFENNGFSPVQSNSNGKSATAVARRIETSQNVENSGEPLSPQRLSLAETLDNISYRIIGLGFPLLTIGIIAGAVWANEAWGSYWSWDPKETWALICWLVFAAYLHARITRGWQGRRPAILAATGFVAVWVCYLGVNLLGKGLHSYGWFF, from the coding sequence ATGGATTTAGTTGTACTCCAGAATTGGCTTGATAATGCTTCCTTCCTCGTCCTATTTCTGACGATGCTGATTTATTGGGTGGGAGCAGCTTTCCCCAATATACCAACATTGGCAGGTTTGGGAACTGCGGGAATGGCGATCGCCAATTTATGTATGGCAACTTTACTTGGTGCAAGGTGGTTGGAAGGTGGGTATTTCCCTCTCAGCAATTTATATGAATCATTGTTTTTCTTAGCTTGGGGAATCACCACGGTTCATTTAATTGCTGAATACAGCAGTCGCAGCCGTTTGGTAGGAGTTGCCACTGCTCCAGTAGCAATGGGAATTACAGCTTTTGCAGCTTTGACACTTCCTTCAGAAATGCAGGTTTCCGAACCATTAGTACCGGCACTCAAATCAAACTGGTTGATGATGCATGTCAGCGTGATGATGTTGAGTTATTCAGCTTTGATGGTAGGTTCTTTAGTAGCTGTAGCATTTCTGATAGTTACAAAAGGTCAACAAGTGCAGCTACAAGGTAGTTCGGTTGGTAACGGTGGCTATCGTAGCAACGGTTATCGTTTACATAAGGCTGGTGAATTAGTTACCGAACCCAATGCATTTGCTTTTGAAAACAACGGTTTTTCTCCCGTTCAAAGCAACAGTAACGGTAAAAGTGCCACAGCAGTTGCAAGGCGGATAGAAACTTCTCAAAACGTAGAAAATTCAGGAGAACCCCTTTCCCCACAACGGTTGAGTCTTGCTGAAACCTTAGATAATATCAGTTACCGCATTATTGGATTGGGTTTTCCCCTCTTGACAATTGGTATTATTGCTGGGGCAGTTTGGGCGAATGAAGCATGGGGTTCTTACTGGAGTTGGGACCCCAAAGAAACCTGGGCTTTGATTTGCTGGTTGGTATTTGCAGCTTATCTACACGCTCGGATTACTCGCGGTTGGCAAGGTCGTCGTCCGGCAATTTTAGCGGCTACCGGCTTTGTTGCGGTTTGGGTTTGTTATTTAGGTGTGAATCTGTTGGGTAAGGGTTTGCACTCTTATGGGTGGTTTTTCTAG
- a CDS encoding DUF3352 domain-containing protein, which translates to MTLPVVSISGKKKKKPSLVLTLSGAGLLIGGGIAAYWLFTQGKPLSRDLPVGANIIPQDALFTVSLSTDSSQWEKLRSFGTKESQAALDQNLIQWRDRFLAKEGFDFKKDVSPWVGDQVTIAILAPKAPVTASKPVASDGKLATVEQSLVMVLPIKDQNKIQTALAQPKALKGKWVDREYEGITIKEAQTNSGEKLSTAVIEERFLVIADNPKATERTIKAYKGKATLAASKGFAKHLPKIATYQPLAQFYVNVPSAAQIASTTSAKRRLPAQVLAQLKNNKGLAGTVSLEPQGLRIKGVSWLKPSSRRVLAVENKANTMTTRLPESTLMMFSGGNLRRLWADYVLTSQKNPLSPVKPEKLRKGFKNLSGLDLDRDLLSWMGGEFAVSVVPQTPNTEFPQDVRAALVFMVQASDRRKAEASMKQLDDAMRNQYQFKIKEDKVGQVPVTRWIGPSGTLTATHGWLEEDIAFLTLGTPISDKIIPKPKNILAKAGLFQKAVPSELNPISTQFFLDMEGAAKNFSLPALFPNQQSFLNAINSVGVTSAVSDSRTTRYDILLKLKEGDRPVELPNAEEKSE; encoded by the coding sequence ATGACACTGCCTGTCGTGTCTATTTCTGGTAAGAAAAAAAAGAAACCGTCTTTAGTTTTGACGCTTTCTGGAGCGGGTTTATTAATTGGTGGTGGAATAGCTGCTTACTGGCTTTTTACTCAGGGAAAACCTTTGTCTAGAGATTTGCCTGTAGGTGCGAATATTATTCCCCAAGATGCCCTATTTACGGTTTCTTTGAGTACGGATTCAAGTCAGTGGGAAAAACTGCGCTCTTTTGGGACTAAAGAAAGTCAAGCCGCACTGGATCAAAATTTGATTCAGTGGCGCGATCGCTTTCTGGCAAAAGAAGGTTTTGATTTCAAAAAAGATGTAAGTCCTTGGGTTGGGGATCAAGTAACTATTGCTATTTTAGCTCCCAAAGCCCCAGTAACTGCATCTAAACCAGTAGCTAGCGATGGGAAATTAGCCACCGTAGAACAGTCGCTGGTAATGGTTTTACCAATCAAAGACCAAAACAAAATTCAAACAGCCTTGGCGCAACCAAAAGCCCTGAAAGGAAAATGGGTTGACCGAGAATATGAAGGTATTACGATTAAAGAAGCACAAACAAATTCGGGAGAAAAGTTATCTACAGCAGTAATTGAAGAACGTTTCCTGGTTATTGCAGATAATCCCAAAGCTACTGAAAGAACGATTAAAGCTTATAAAGGCAAAGCTACCCTAGCAGCAAGTAAGGGTTTTGCCAAACATTTACCTAAAATAGCAACTTATCAGCCCCTGGCTCAATTTTACGTTAATGTTCCATCAGCGGCTCAAATTGCCAGTACAACTTCTGCTAAACGTCGTTTACCAGCGCAAGTTTTAGCACAGTTAAAAAATAATAAAGGCTTAGCCGGAACTGTTAGTTTAGAACCTCAAGGATTGCGTATCAAAGGAGTCTCTTGGTTGAAGCCGAGCAGCCGAAGAGTGTTGGCAGTAGAAAATAAAGCTAATACTATGACTACTCGGTTACCAGAATCTACTCTAATGATGTTTTCTGGTGGCAACCTGCGTAGGTTATGGGCTGATTACGTTTTGACTTCACAGAAAAATCCTCTTTCACCAGTGAAGCCAGAAAAATTAAGAAAAGGATTTAAAAACCTTAGCGGTTTAGATTTAGATCGAGATTTACTTAGCTGGATGGGAGGCGAATTTGCTGTATCTGTTGTTCCCCAAACTCCAAATACAGAATTTCCCCAAGATGTCCGCGCTGCTTTAGTGTTTATGGTACAAGCTAGCGATAGGCGCAAAGCGGAAGCATCAATGAAGCAGTTAGATGATGCGATGAGAAATCAGTACCAATTTAAAATTAAAGAAGATAAAGTTGGTCAAGTGCCAGTTACTAGGTGGATTGGACCTTCGGGAACTTTAACTGCTACCCACGGTTGGTTAGAAGAAGATATTGCTTTTTTAACCTTGGGGACTCCGATTAGCGATAAAATTATTCCCAAACCAAAAAATATATTAGCTAAGGCTGGTTTATTCCAGAAAGCAGTGCCATCAGAACTTAATCCTATAAGTACTCAATTTTTCTTGGATATGGAAGGTGCGGCAAAAAACTTTTCTTTACCGGCTTTATTTCCGAATCAACAGAGTTTTCTTAATGCGATCAATTCGGTAGGTGTAACAAGCGCGGTAAGCGATAGTCGGACTACTCGCTATGATATCTTGCTCAAGTTAAAGGAAGGCGATCGACCAGTTGAGCTTCCCAATGCCGAAGAGAAGAGCGAGTAG